The Magnolia sinica isolate HGM2019 chromosome 9, MsV1, whole genome shotgun sequence sequence CAAAAAAGGAGGCAAGCTCGTGATCTTTATTCAAGAGCTAACCAACCTCAATAAATTCAGCATTGGTTAGCCCCTGAACCTCTTCCAGTAGGTCTAAGACACATCGTGTTCAGTTGATATCCTTTCCTACAGAGAAGTTACGTATAGCCTCTGCGACACTCGTGAGAGATATGCCTACGACATCACATGGTCGAGCAGGTCGCATCCTTTTTGTTGTTGCACTCCCACCACGACTAGTATCGGAATCAGTTCTACGGATGAGAGTGTCTTGAAACGACATATTTTCCCTTATTTGACTATCTGTTGATTGGCCATATATGTCAAGTGATTCAGAGAGGTTTTCCTCAGAAAGGTCCACGGTAGCATCTGTGTCATCGTCCAGCCCTCTCCACGAATCATTGAGGTCTCGATAAACATGAGAATAAGATGCCGCAATGTTCCCACTTCCTTGCGCATATCTGCCCGTAGCCTGGTCAGACCCGACAATCACCGATAAATCATCCATCCGTTCAATTCGCTCACCTCGCAACCTCTCAGCTCGCGGATGAGACTATATACATGATAATTTTAAATATCAGTAAATGCCAGTTAACTATCAAAATTTAAAACAACAAAATACTTCAATTTAAGTTACCTTTAAATACTCCTCCCAAACCTCGTCTGGGGCCGTCACCACCATCTGCTCGTAGTCCCAACCAAAACCACTCGCAGCCAGCATGTCCTTTATATCACAGCACTCCCTCTTGTGATACCTCAATCTATTCTGTACATTTTTCCAGGTGACAATAATCTGTGCACGTTTATGTACCTCGTCGACTGCCGCTTGATATGCTTCTCGTTTGAAGCCATTATCCGCCTTTCTACCTAGCACGATTTGATCAATCAAGGTGTCGAACAAAACTTGATCCATAGTTCCAGTTCATTTGATCTTGGCAACGTGAGAGGAAGGCTCTGCCAGAGATTTTATGGACTTCCCACGCGGTGAGCAACGTGTCGGTAGAACCGGGCTACGCAACGGCGATTGCGTCGGAATTGTAGTAAAACCTCTCAAGTTGGCTGACATATCACCTATGTATAGAAGGGAACGCAGTTGCACAAAGAGAATAATGAGGAATACAGTATGTGTCAATTATAAGATTTTCCAAAAGGAATATGTAGACGTCTAAAACAGTTCTTGATGTATGAagaaaaattttttttttcaaaaattgtacaAGGTGCAAAAAACTATTACTTCGAAATTATACAAAAAATAGGTAAAGAAATTACTTTCCCTAAGGCAGTATGTCATGATTATCACAAAAACTAAGTAGGATTATCGAATCCTACTATTGTTTTGGGTGTCTTCCCACATGCGCTCCGCGATCCTGTCACGAGTTCTAATCCAGTCATCCTTCGCTTGTTGAGTGAATTGGACTAGCCATTGCTTTTCATCAATTGTTGATACCTCATTTAGGGTAGGATTTGCCTCAATGTCACCCACTGGTACACCTATGTCACGCAAGTCTTGGTCCAACCCATCCTTACTCCGTATGAAATTATGTAGCACACAACAAGCAATGACAAATTTCACCTGTGTATCAAAGGGATATTGCATAGGCGTCTTTGGAATTGGAAATCTCCCCTTCATCACACCGAAACATCGTTCAATTGCATTTCGCAATTGCGCATGCCGATAGTTAAATAATTCTTTTACATTCATGGGTGATCTCCCGCTACGATACTCCTGCAGATGGTATCAAACTCCACGATAAGGGGCCATGAACCCTGGTGAATGAGCTTAACCAGCGTCCACGACAAAGTATTTTCCTACACAATTGCAGGAATGATTCTTTCAGTCTTACATGAAGACGATAATATACACCAATTAATATTCGATTGATACTGAATATTAGTTACCATGGGGCACAATAAGTGGATTGTCAGATTGCGTCAGGGCATTATGTAGTACCCGCGTATCCGACACTGAACCTTCCCATCCAGCTAACACGTACAATATTGACATATCAAAGGAACAAGCTGCAAGTATATTCTACGACAAGAAACCCTTTCGGTTGCAGAAGTTTGCATGTTCTGATGCTGGTATGTGTGCCGAAATATGCGTCTCATCGATCGCACCCACGCAATCCTATAGGATTAATATCAGATGATATCTCTTTTCACGTGTAGATTTATAAACGATTAGTTGGTATATAATGATACCTGGAAATAACTGGACCAACGCgtattttcttgaatcttaaTCGGTGTTTCTTCGCCCGCCTGGTTAACATATTCAGGATATAGGGAAACAATCGCATTTAAAACTCGGTGAAAGTGACGGCTTATAGTTTCACTAGATCAATAAAATCTGTGTCCTATCACACGATTTCGGACGTTGTGGCCAACTGTATGCAAAAAATACACAAGTTGTTCTTCCAAACTAACGTTACGTGTATCGCGTAGTGTCGTCTTATCACGCAGTACTTCACATAGATGGAAAAATGCGTCTTGCTTCATCCTAAGTTGGGTAATGCAATCCTTATCTCCTGTCCAAATAATTGAATTGATAAATCTGGCACGCGCATCATCCCCTATTCGAGCTGGTTCTCTAAACATGTAGTGTCAACAGTATTCCCCAACACCTACAACACATGCAACCGCCGCTAGGAGAACAATGGAATCAGCCATGTCATCCTCATCTTCAGAGTCCATCACCTGTCAACCACGTATGAATACACGTGAAAATAGAGGACTTTACAAAAATCGTAAACTGCCCAAGTAGAAAAGAGTTTGAAAACAATTAATTCAAGTTGAAATTGTTTCACTTAGTGTTTTCATTGATTAATCGAGTTGACAAACACGTTCCATCGAGAACAAGTTTTAAAAAGTCCAAATTAAACAAGTTTTATAGCTGAAGAGTTGAGGAAATCTGTCCAAGGAGTCGAAAAGAAACTATTCTCTTCTTAGAAACTATTTATTAAACAAGTTTTAAAACCAACAATGGAACACTGTTCGTAAACCAATGGCAAATCAAATTGAAACTGGACAATTGGATGTTTCTCATTGGTAACTAAGTTATAGTATGAATTGCTTGAGTGCCACGAACGCAGCGGGTAACTAAGTTACAAGTGTTTGTGTTTCACCTATCACTCTGCCGGGGCATCAAAGTCTTTCCAAATCAATGAGAAGCTACTTTCTTATCAGAAATACACAAATTGCCATGAATTTCAGAGTTGCTTGCACATGAATATCACATATTCCCATGCACATTATCAACCTAGCAGTATCCACATCCATTGGGTTGTAAAAGAACATACCGAAACTGTGTGTTGCAGATATATGGACGAGATGTCACTATAGGCGAATGCCTCGCTCTAATCTGTAAATAACCACGTATAAATATGGAAACGTAATTAGTTTTTAAAGCAGTTGATGAACACAATAGATTTGGAAGTGAACAAAGAGCATCCACCAAATGTTTTGAATCTGCATAATGTGTTAACTCCGATAAAGAAATGATCTAACCTGAGAAAAATACGCACCAATTTTATAGTTGTGGCACCCACAAGGTGAGACTCCTGCCATTTTTTTTTACCTGTGGCCCACTCATTAAATGTTTTCATTTTATATCAGAGCTGTCCATTGAGAAATTTTGATGCTATAGCCATTTGCACCAATTTTCTTATAAATGGTGCTGCGccagggacccaccttgatgcatatattcaaTCCTACTCTCAGATTTGCCCCTCACCACAAGGACACAGCATTTTTCTTTTATGTTATCTTATTAGGTTCCTTCATGGAGGTCCATATCCAGCCAACAAAGGAATATATCGCCATGTATTTTGTTGTGCaatattagaaaaaaattaataaataggaACATATGGTAGCAACATTTTCCTCAGAAAGGTATATCAAAATGGTATGAAGTCAAAATAGTAGTCAACAGAGATGAACAAAGATTGAATATTCCATATCATCACAGGTCCAATCCAATGATTCGTAATGAAACATGCACCACATGCACACTAGGCAATCATGAATCACAAGTGATCATAGAAATGAGAACGAATAAACACCCAAAACATTTTCAAAGTATATGCCGAGTCCAAAAACCGTCTCCAGATCCTAATCCATGCATCAAATCAAATAACTTGTGGTGGTAATAGAGATCAGGTAGAAGAACGTCTTCACCCACcgttatgaaaaagaaaaaaagaagaggaaagaccTTTTTTATTCGAAATCTCAACGTTTCTATCAACAACATCAATAACCACATTCCGTCTAAAACATCTTTCTGACAATGCACCAAAGATGAAAACACACCGAAGACGTCAGATAATGAATTAGCAACTGTCCATAATGTGGATGCAGATAGATGGTTAAGAGCAGTAGGAATTGACCAtccacctttttaaaaaaaacatcggATAGAGATGAATTAGCAGTGTTTCGGTTGCGAGAGCAAATGGATGAAATGAGCATCCACATTGAAAAAAATCATCCGTTCAACAGGTTTTATTATCATGATACACCCTGTCTCCGAAATTTCAAGTACTACGCAATTCGTTCACACAAACAATCAACATACACAGACTACTACAGGCCAATCGAAGATATTACAGGTGTACCTGCGCACGATGTTCCCAAAATTCTGGTCACTTGAAATTCAAATAGGACAAAAAGCAAATTA is a genomic window containing:
- the LOC131256477 gene encoding uncharacterized protein At2g29880-like; the encoded protein is MLAASGFGWDYEQMVVTAPDEVWEEYLKSHPRAERLRGERIERMDDLSVIVGSDQATGRYAQGSGNIAASYSHVYRDLNDSWRGLDDDTDATVDLSEENLSESLDIYGQSTDSQIRENMSFQDTLIRRTDSDTSRGGSATTKRMRPARPCDVVGISLTSVAEAIRNFSVGKDIN